The following coding sequences are from one Campylobacter sp. RM16187 window:
- a CDS encoding sensor histidine kinase, with the protein MSEKTKIISKILSLYLITSALFLSYFSINDYKMAKEALISNEAKNLKEIKMGIYMKASMNGINSAAALMQEKQVSACIVSKEGKIIYQDTECLQDTKKNVAFLKDGKVVIYEALQSMESNATGELSTANILLEGRDIRSDLNLLKLKNLGNLLLILTIIMVIAYYLAKLSLEPLHAKINALNRFIKDSTHEINTPLSIIMMSIETTDKNTLSSKNLKRLNNIELAARSLSNIYEDLTYLSFSKSDASKKEQINLKNLFNERLEYFAPFFAKRSISPQINLSEASINANLYEVRRMIDNLISNAIKYSNVGGFVSINLSKNEFAITNSGEGISKEQQKKIYDRYTRFNNDQGGFGIGLNLVKRVCESNDLSIICESEIGQNTTFKVSWS; encoded by the coding sequence ATGTCTGAAAAAACCAAGATAATATCTAAAATTTTATCCCTCTATCTAATCACCAGTGCGCTATTTTTAAGCTATTTTTCGATAAACGATTACAAAATGGCAAAAGAGGCACTTATCTCAAACGAAGCAAAAAATCTTAAAGAGATAAAAATGGGAATTTACATGAAAGCCAGCATGAACGGCATAAATTCCGCCGCTGCACTCATGCAAGAAAAACAAGTAAGCGCGTGTATCGTCTCAAAAGAAGGTAAGATAATCTATCAAGACACTGAGTGTCTGCAAGATACCAAAAAAAACGTAGCGTTTTTAAAAGATGGCAAGGTAGTCATATACGAAGCACTTCAAAGCATGGAAAGCAATGCTACCGGAGAGCTCTCAACGGCAAATATATTGCTTGAAGGAAGAGATATAAGAAGCGATTTAAATCTCTTAAAGCTTAAAAATTTAGGAAATTTACTTCTGATACTTACAATTATCATGGTTATAGCCTACTACTTGGCAAAGCTTTCTTTAGAGCCGCTTCACGCCAAGATAAATGCGCTAAATCGCTTCATAAAAGACTCAACGCACGAGATAAACACGCCCCTTAGCATAATAATGATGAGTATAGAAACAACCGATAAAAACACGCTTAGCAGCAAAAATTTAAAACGCCTTAATAACATCGAACTGGCAGCTAGAAGCCTAAGTAATATCTATGAAGATCTTACCTACCTATCCTTTAGCAAAAGCGACGCAAGCAAAAAAGAGCAGATAAATTTAAAAAATCTATTTAACGAACGGCTTGAATATTTCGCTCCGTTTTTTGCCAAACGCTCAATCAGCCCGCAAATAAATTTAAGCGAAGCGAGTATAAACGCAAACCTCTATGAGGTAAGAAGAATGATAGATAACCTCATCAGTAACGCTATAAAATATTCAAATGTAGGCGGATTTGTAAGTATAAATTTAAGCAAAAATGAATTTGCCATCACAAATAGCGGCGAAGGTATCAGTAAAGAGCAGCAAAAGAAAATTTACGATCGCTACACACGCTTTAACAACGACCAAGGCGGATTTGGTATAGGACTGAATTTGGTAAAAAGAGTTTGCGAAAGCAACGATTTAAGCATAATTTGCGAAAGCGAGATCGGTCAAAACACGACTTTTAAAGTAAGCTGGAGCTAA
- a CDS encoding tetratricopeptide repeat protein, with the protein MSFRAFYLLVFIGILFSGCASLSPAKNQNLHSKSNNAEAKQEHICKDKTSSECNDMGVEFELADDFKSAEICYEEACKSDLAVACSNLGSLYQRFGDDKNDAEVLNLFLKSCRLNSKYGCYNAGNSYRLGTETGHNFVRAIKLYEKACIDLKHSKSCTNLGGMHHFSLGVEGGSRDVARKYYKMGCELGDEVGCKNFSLLEDKF; encoded by the coding sequence ATGAGCTTTAGAGCCTTTTATCTGCTTGTTTTTATCGGGATTTTATTTAGCGGTTGTGCCTCTTTAAGCCCGGCTAAAAATCAAAATTTACATAGTAAATCAAACAATGCTGAAGCCAAGCAAGAGCATATCTGCAAGGATAAAACCTCAAGCGAGTGTAACGATATGGGTGTTGAGTTTGAGCTTGCGGATGATTTTAAGAGTGCTGAAATTTGCTATGAGGAGGCTTGCAAGAGCGACCTTGCGGTAGCCTGCTCAAATCTTGGCTCGCTTTATCAGAGATTTGGTGATGATAAAAACGATGCGGAAGTGTTAAACCTCTTTTTAAAATCTTGCAGGCTAAATAGCAAATACGGCTGTTATAATGCAGGCAATTCATATAGACTAGGCACCGAGACGGGACATAATTTCGTGCGAGCTATAAAGCTCTATGAAAAAGCCTGTATAGATCTTAAGCACTCAAAGAGCTGTACGAATTTAGGCGGTATGCATCATTTCTCTTTAGGAGTTGAGGGCGGTAGCAGAGATGTGGCTAGGAAGTATTATAAGATGGGTTGCGAGCTTGGCGATGAAGTAGGGTGTAAAAATTTCTCCTTGCTTGAGGATAAATTTTAG
- a CDS encoding flagellar motor protein MotB has protein sequence MAKKLIDPADCPKCLPAWLASFGDLMSLLLCFFVLLLSMSTMDAKKLEAAIGSLSGALGVLEGGRRPDVAAEQNEEFHSAAKLPTTDIQSKFQQTVKSINELLHASGSPEVSFEESEDGFIIRLPASLLFEKGKATLQNDDAILFLRRISMVIDRLPEDIVANVIGHTDNQTPDSLSIYKNNWELSSARAMSVVDELIKNGVNPKKLMASAKAEFEPFAPNTTEQGREKNRRVEIHFISMNSKNKEKTQKSILDMQGAQ, from the coding sequence ATGGCTAAAAAACTAATTGATCCGGCTGATTGTCCTAAATGTTTGCCGGCGTGGCTTGCATCTTTTGGTGACTTGATGTCTCTTTTACTATGTTTTTTCGTCCTTCTTCTTTCTATGAGTACTATGGATGCCAAAAAGCTTGAGGCGGCTATAGGCTCGCTTAGCGGAGCTTTGGGCGTGCTTGAAGGCGGAAGAAGACCTGATGTGGCGGCTGAGCAAAATGAGGAATTTCACTCCGCTGCAAAGCTACCAACCACCGATATACAATCAAAATTTCAGCAGACTGTAAAATCCATAAATGAGCTTTTGCATGCAAGCGGATCTCCGGAAGTATCATTTGAAGAGAGCGAGGATGGATTTATCATAAGATTGCCTGCAAGTTTACTGTTTGAAAAAGGTAAAGCAACTTTACAAAACGATGATGCGATTTTGTTTTTGAGACGAATTTCTATGGTGATAGATAGGCTTCCCGAAGATATCGTAGCAAACGTTATAGGGCATACCGATAATCAAACGCCAGATAGTCTAAGTATATATAAAAACAATTGGGAACTCTCATCCGCAAGAGCCATGAGTGTAGTTGATGAGCTTATCAAAAATGGAGTCAATCCTAAAAAACTGATGGCTTCAGCTAAAGCTGAATTTGAGCCTTTTGCTCCAAACACAACAGAGCAAGGCAGGGAGAAAAATCGTAGAGTAGAAATTCACTTCATATCTATGAATTCTAAAAATAAAGAAAAAACGCAAAAAAGCATACTTGACATGCAGGGAGCTCAGTGA
- a CDS encoding motility protein A → MDLGTVVGWILIMVLLFGSMAIGVGIGPYIDIPSVMIVFGGTAGCLLVGFKMEQMKKLFTFYGVAVKPKLFNLPEIVKKMVEYSTKARRDGILALENDANNETDEFLKKGLSMAVDGNEPDAIRALLEIDMEQTSSRHTDNIKIFDQVAGFAGSMGMIGTLIGLVAMLLNMSDPSAIGPSMAVALITTLYGAMIGNILGAPVANILSIRDKDESLAKTIIIEGIMAIQAGDNPRTLETKLLSFLPPKDRVSQFDR, encoded by the coding sequence ATGGATTTAGGAACCGTTGTTGGTTGGATTTTGATTATGGTTTTGCTATTTGGCTCGATGGCCATAGGCGTTGGTATCGGTCCTTATATAGATATTCCATCTGTTATGATTGTTTTTGGAGGAACTGCTGGTTGTCTATTAGTTGGCTTTAAAATGGAGCAGATGAAAAAGCTGTTTACGTTTTATGGTGTTGCAGTTAAGCCAAAACTTTTTAATCTTCCTGAAATAGTTAAAAAAATGGTTGAATATTCTACGAAAGCAAGAAGAGATGGAATCTTAGCTCTTGAAAATGACGCTAACAACGAAACTGACGAATTTTTAAAAAAGGGCCTTTCTATGGCTGTAGATGGTAATGAGCCAGACGCCATTAGAGCTTTGCTTGAAATAGATATGGAGCAAACCAGCTCAAGACATACTGATAATATTAAAATTTTTGATCAGGTTGCAGGTTTTGCAGGCTCTATGGGTATGATAGGAACGCTAATCGGACTTGTTGCGATGCTTTTAAATATGTCAGATCCTTCGGCGATTGGTCCATCTATGGCTGTTGCTTTGATAACCACTCTTTATGGAGCGATGATAGGAAACATACTAGGAGCTCCGGTGGCAAATATCCTTAGCATTCGCGATAAGGATGAAAGCCTTGCTAAAACAATAATAATCGAAGGTATTATGGCTATTCAAGCAGGTGACAACCCAAGAACTCTTGAAACAAAACTTTTATCCTTTTTGCCGCCAAAAGATAGAGTAAGTCAGTTTGATAGGTAA
- a CDS encoding efflux RND transporter permease subunit, translating into MYRFAINRPITTLMIFMSLVVFGVMSLQRMPVNLFPEIEIPLIKITTYASGDMNLIESKVTKKIEDEISTIDGIDKIHSYSYNNLSVVLIQFDLEKDINVAADDVRDKVSKAGVEGRSEIEKIKGTGDRILNIFVSSKSGDEVALMKLVDEKVKPFLQRIDGIGKVGDVGFLEPQVKIYLDPFKLDKFRLNANDIANLIKTQNLKAPLGKLESANSQLFLKSSFDAKSIEELKELRLASGVFLKDVARIELDKQDTDSIAVMNGKQGVMLELLKISGVNALATIENVKSKIDELSQIVGEEYELKIAFDNSENITKHIGQVGFDMVLGVVLTIFIVFFFLRNFSSTVISALSIPTSIIGTFFIIDMLGFDLNRLTLIALTLGIGIFIDDAIVVIENISKKMQEGETNPLKASFAGVGEITFSVLSISAVLLCVFVPIAFMEGIVGRYFNSFAMSVAGGIAVSFFVSIMLIPSLGARFLNAQEGKFFHLTEPFFVALENGYAWLLAIILKFKTLFVVLSLALLALCMSLAMKVGMDFMPIEDNGEFEIFIKAQPGISLVAMSEKSSVVLDELNKDPRVDYAYMLVGYTDAKDAFKAKIYAKLKDIKERKDRQPQIMEEYRKKLKIDGLNIKISALPMVDAGGANEPVQLVITGDSLEKLDEILSQARKILESVSGVVDISSDNEDRINQLEISVNKEKAKRLGISQYDITRVVYGSFGQNFLGSFDDGNDQYDIMLRFDDEYRKDITSLEKLHIRSASGEAIALNSVANFKLTKTFSSIMRFNKQRQILIVANVDNIPLDNVQKVVDEQIPSILPKGYDYRMTGFIELMNDTNEAFIFTISLSVILIYMILAALYESLIMPFIIMISMPLAFGGVAVGLYLSGNSFSLFVMVGAILLFGMVGKNAILVVDFANRYANEGMNVNEAIIKAGSKRLRAILMTTFAMIFAMLPLALSRGAGYEGNSPMAISIISGLISSTILTLFLVPALFGITYKIDKFIGKIYKRDQI; encoded by the coding sequence ATGTATAGATTTGCCATAAACCGTCCCATAACTACGCTCATGATATTTATGTCGCTTGTTGTTTTTGGCGTCATGTCACTGCAAAGAATGCCCGTAAATCTCTTTCCTGAGATTGAAATTCCGCTTATCAAGATCACTACCTACGCAAGCGGCGATATGAATCTGATCGAATCAAAAGTGACAAAAAAGATCGAGGATGAGATCTCCACGATCGACGGCATAGATAAAATTCACTCATACAGCTACAATAATCTAAGTGTGGTGCTTATACAGTTTGATCTTGAAAAAGATATCAATGTAGCTGCCGATGACGTGCGCGATAAAGTTAGTAAAGCTGGCGTTGAAGGCAGAAGCGAGATAGAAAAGATAAAAGGAACGGGAGATAGAATTTTAAATATCTTCGTAAGCTCAAAGAGCGGTGACGAGGTTGCGCTTATGAAGCTTGTGGATGAGAAGGTAAAGCCCTTTTTGCAGCGAATCGACGGGATAGGTAAAGTCGGTGATGTGGGTTTTTTAGAGCCTCAGGTTAAAATTTATCTTGATCCTTTTAAACTTGATAAATTTAGGCTAAATGCAAATGATATTGCAAATTTGATAAAAACTCAAAATTTAAAAGCTCCTCTTGGCAAGCTTGAAAGCGCAAATTCGCAGCTTTTCTTAAAGAGCAGTTTTGACGCTAAGAGTATAGAGGAGCTTAAGGAGCTTAGGCTTGCTAGCGGAGTGTTTTTAAAGGATGTCGCACGCATAGAGCTTGACAAACAAGATACCGACAGTATCGCCGTGATGAACGGCAAGCAAGGCGTCATGCTTGAGCTTTTAAAGATAAGCGGTGTAAATGCGCTAGCCACGATAGAAAACGTAAAGTCCAAGATAGATGAGTTAAGTCAGATCGTGGGCGAAGAGTATGAGCTAAAGATCGCTTTTGACAACAGCGAAAACATCACAAAGCACATCGGGCAAGTTGGCTTTGATATGGTTCTTGGCGTTGTTTTAACCATCTTTATAGTCTTTTTCTTTCTTAGAAATTTTAGTTCCACTGTTATCTCGGCGCTTTCCATACCTACGAGCATTATCGGGACGTTTTTTATCATCGATATGCTTGGATTTGACCTAAATCGCCTTACTTTAATCGCGCTTACACTTGGAATTGGAATTTTTATCGATGATGCGATAGTTGTTATAGAAAATATCTCAAAAAAGATGCAAGAAGGCGAGACAAACCCGTTAAAAGCAAGCTTTGCCGGAGTTGGCGAGATAACATTTAGCGTTCTTTCCATAAGTGCTGTTTTACTCTGCGTGTTTGTGCCTATTGCATTCATGGAAGGCATTGTTGGCAGATACTTTAACTCCTTTGCCATGAGCGTAGCGGGCGGTATCGCCGTATCGTTTTTCGTTTCCATAATGCTTATACCAAGCCTTGGCGCTAGATTTTTAAACGCACAAGAGGGCAAATTCTTTCATCTTACGGAGCCTTTTTTCGTCGCTCTTGAAAACGGCTATGCGTGGCTTTTGGCGATTATTTTAAAATTTAAAACTCTATTTGTGGTTTTAAGCCTTGCTTTGCTTGCGCTTTGCATGAGCCTTGCCATGAAAGTCGGCATGGATTTTATGCCTATTGAAGATAATGGCGAATTTGAAATTTTCATTAAAGCCCAGCCCGGAATTTCACTTGTTGCTATGAGTGAAAAGTCCTCGGTCGTGCTTGATGAGCTAAATAAAGACCCACGTGTGGATTATGCCTATATGCTTGTAGGATATACCGACGCTAAGGATGCTTTTAAGGCTAAAATTTACGCTAAATTAAAAGATATAAAAGAGCGCAAAGATAGGCAGCCTCAGATCATGGAAGAGTATAGAAAGAAGCTTAAGATCGATGGTTTAAATATCAAAATTTCAGCCCTTCCTATGGTTGATGCAGGCGGAGCAAACGAGCCTGTGCAGCTAGTTATCACGGGTGATAGTTTAGAAAAACTTGATGAAATTTTATCTCAGGCTAGGAAAATTTTAGAGAGCGTTAGCGGAGTTGTCGATATAAGCAGCGACAACGAAGATAGGATAAATCAGCTTGAAATTTCGGTAAATAAAGAAAAAGCCAAGCGTCTTGGTATAAGCCAATATGATATCACAAGGGTGGTTTACGGCTCTTTTGGGCAAAATTTCCTCGGCTCTTTTGACGATGGCAATGACCAATACGACATAATGCTTAGATTTGATGACGAGTATAGAAAGGATATAACTTCACTTGAAAAGCTGCATATCAGAAGTGCAAGCGGTGAAGCTATCGCGCTAAATTCGGTTGCAAATTTTAAGCTTACTAAGACCTTTTCATCGATCATGCGATTTAACAAACAGCGCCAAATTTTAATCGTAGCAAACGTTGATAACATCCCGCTTGATAACGTGCAAAAAGTTGTCGATGAGCAAATTCCAAGCATACTGCCAAAGGGGTATGATTACCGCATGACGGGTTTTATCGAGCTTATGAATGATACTAATGAGGCGTTTATATTTACGATTAGCCTTAGTGTAATTCTCATATACATGATACTAGCTGCACTTTATGAGAGCCTTATCATGCCTTTTATCATCATGATATCCATGCCTTTAGCCTTTGGCGGAGTTGCCGTGGGGCTTTATCTAAGCGGAAATTCTTTCAGTCTTTTTGTGATGGTTGGAGCGATTTTGCTATTTGGAATGGTCGGTAAAAACGCCATTTTGGTTGTGGACTTTGCAAACAGATACGCAAACGAGGGCATGAATGTAAATGAAGCCATCATAAAGGCGGGCTCAAAGAGGCTTAGAGCGATACTGATGACAACCTTTGCGATGATATTTGCGATGCTTCCGCTTGCTCTTTCAAGAGGCGCAGGATATGAGGGCAACTCACCTATGGCTATATCTATCATCTCAGGACTTATTAGCTCGACTATCCTTACGCTGTTTTTGGTGCCTGCGCTGTTTGGAATAACCTATAAGATAGATAAATTTATCGGCAAAATTTACAAAAGAGATCAAATTTAA
- the glmU gene encoding bifunctional UDP-N-acetylglucosamine diphosphorylase/glucosamine-1-phosphate N-acetyltransferase GlmU: MSNIGVVVLAAGLGTRMKSTKPKVLFELCGEAMIVHILRKAYEISDDVSVVLSYQKEIVEAKIKEFFPKIKIYEQNLKEFPGTAGALKDVCLTSEKTIIMCGDMPLVKTNDLIRLSSANADISVSIFEAANPQGYGRVIMNGSTIEDIVEQKDASESQRLIKSVNAGCYCFKSEALKKILPLIQNQNAQNEYYLTDAIKIANKLNLKCSAVLVDEQNFMGINDKFQLDIAQNLMQKEIRKKWMQAGVLMRLSDTVYIDSRAKFEDECEIEENVSIIGECVIKNSKIKSSSVIENSVIENSDIGPLAHIRPNSHIKNTHIGNFVEVKAGKLNGVKAGHLSYLGDCEIEEGTNVGCGTITCNYDGKAKHKTKIGKNVFIGSDTQLIAPVTVEDNVLIAAGSTIASNIPSGALAISRTKQINKSGFFYKFFGAKDEK; this comes from the coding sequence ATGAGCAATATAGGCGTGGTAGTGCTTGCCGCAGGTCTTGGCACAAGGATGAAATCAACAAAGCCAAAAGTGCTTTTCGAGCTTTGCGGAGAGGCTATGATAGTGCATATTTTAAGAAAAGCCTACGAAATAAGCGATGATGTAAGCGTGGTTTTAAGCTATCAAAAAGAGATTGTAGAGGCTAAAATAAAAGAATTTTTCCCAAAAATAAAAATTTATGAGCAAAATTTAAAAGAGTTCCCTGGCACGGCAGGAGCTCTTAAAGATGTTTGCCTAACAAGTGAAAAAACAATCATAATGTGCGGAGATATGCCTCTTGTAAAAACAAACGATCTGATAAGACTAAGCTCGGCAAATGCCGATATATCCGTGAGTATCTTTGAAGCAGCAAATCCTCAAGGATACGGTAGAGTCATAATGAACGGCAGCACCATAGAAGATATAGTCGAGCAAAAAGACGCAAGCGAAAGCCAAAGGCTAATAAAAAGCGTTAACGCGGGTTGTTACTGCTTTAAAAGCGAGGCTTTAAAGAAAATTTTACCTCTCATACAAAACCAAAACGCACAGAATGAATATTATTTAACAGATGCTATTAAAATCGCAAATAAGCTAAATTTAAAGTGCAGTGCCGTCTTGGTGGATGAACAAAATTTTATGGGCATAAACGATAAATTTCAGCTAGATATAGCTCAAAATTTGATGCAAAAAGAGATTAGAAAAAAATGGATGCAAGCTGGCGTGCTGATGCGTCTAAGCGATACTGTTTATATCGACAGCAGGGCAAAATTTGAAGATGAGTGCGAGATAGAAGAAAACGTCAGCATAATTGGAGAGTGCGTTATCAAAAACTCTAAAATCAAGAGTTCAAGCGTGATAGAAAATAGCGTGATAGAAAACTCTGACATCGGACCTCTAGCACATATTAGACCAAATTCTCATATCAAAAATACTCATATCGGAAATTTTGTAGAAGTAAAGGCCGGTAAGTTAAACGGCGTAAAGGCTGGGCATTTAAGCTATCTTGGAGATTGTGAAATAGAAGAAGGCACAAACGTAGGATGCGGAACCATAACTTGCAACTACGATGGCAAAGCAAAACATAAAACAAAAATAGGTAAAAATGTATTCATAGGTAGCGATACTCAGCTGATCGCGCCTGTAACCGTAGAAGATAATGTATTAATAGCGGCCGGAAGCACAATAGCCTCAAATATCCCAAGCGGTGCTCTTGCCATAAGTCGAACAAAGCAGATTAATAAAAGCGGATTTTTCTATAAATTCTTTGGCGCAAAAGATGAAAAATAA
- the fliP gene encoding flagellar type III secretion system pore protein FliP (The bacterial flagellar biogenesis protein FliP forms a type III secretion system (T3SS)-type pore required for flagellar assembly.), with the protein MKKVLILLSVAFVLFADDTVTIPTVNLTLTAPDTPQQLVTSLNVLIVLTILTLAPSLVFMMTSFLRLIIVFSFLRQAMGTQQMPPSTVLISLAMVLTFFIMEPVVKQSYEVAVKPYLDEKISYQVAFEEGVKPFKDFMIKNTREKDLALFFRIRNLPNPQNIDDIPLTIVMSAFMISELKTAFEIAFLIYLPFLVIDMVVSSVLMSMGMMMLPPTMISLPFKLLIFVLVDGWNLLVMNLVRSFH; encoded by the coding sequence GTGAAAAAGGTACTGATATTATTATCGGTCGCTTTTGTGCTATTTGCCGATGATACTGTAACTATCCCGACGGTAAATTTAACCCTAACGGCTCCTGATACACCTCAGCAGTTAGTAACCTCGCTAAATGTATTAATAGTCTTAACCATACTTACTCTTGCGCCTTCGCTTGTCTTTATGATGACAAGTTTTTTGCGCCTTATCATCGTGTTTTCGTTTTTGCGCCAAGCGATGGGAACTCAGCAGATGCCGCCATCTACCGTGCTTATCTCGCTTGCTATGGTACTTACTTTTTTTATCATGGAGCCTGTGGTTAAGCAGTCTTATGAAGTAGCAGTAAAGCCATATCTGGACGAAAAGATAAGCTATCAGGTTGCGTTTGAAGAGGGAGTTAAGCCGTTTAAAGACTTCATGATAAAAAATACTCGCGAAAAAGATTTGGCTCTGTTTTTCCGCATAAGAAATTTGCCAAACCCTCAAAACATCGATGATATCCCGCTAACGATAGTTATGAGCGCATTTATGATAAGCGAGTTAAAGACTGCTTTTGAGATAGCGTTTTTGATCTACTTGCCGTTTTTGGTTATAGATATGGTTGTAAGTTCGGTGCTTATGAGTATGGGTATGATGATGCTTCCGCCTACGATGATCTCGCTGCCTTTTAAGCTGCTTATCTTCGTGCTTGTGGACGGATGGAATTTACTTGTGATGAATTTAGTGCGGAGTTTTCATTAG
- a CDS encoding TolC family protein — protein MKKAYLALALGLSLSASSLSEIINLAQSSNLAQISNMQPQIARLKQESVNSAYLPNLSIKGGYNYHLLDPSILTPKQSLQILASIELLLYDGGKREASLTALKHLHGSEILKNEDFKNSLALDISRLYFNFVALNEIIKAKEAQIKYLQNALDRLEKFYSAGLAAIDEFEAIKAKFHAAKVEALSYKQKQDEINSKINLLTNQILTPKEGSRIDEPNLAQASSKTSLKVLEEELKASREDIKIADSATLPQVFIKDTYSFYRNDFDNDFSSLDPRFRAITPYLDTIFKKRHRTNEITLGFSWKIFDFGSTDKERQIKQIKSNQAALNLEQKRLENEINLKNLKNELNILKEKIKAHELALKAADSSYEAVFKKYEAGLSGYVEFLQALTAKFEAKSGLELSKDEYEIKKAEFLYENGEEILKRVRD, from the coding sequence ATGAAAAAGGCTTATCTGGCGCTCGCTCTTGGTTTAAGTCTAAGTGCAAGCAGTCTAAGCGAGATCATAAACCTAGCCCAGAGCTCAAATTTAGCCCAAATTTCAAACATGCAGCCTCAAATCGCCCGACTAAAACAAGAAAGCGTGAATAGTGCGTACTTGCCAAATTTAAGCATAAAGGGCGGATATAACTACCACCTGCTAGATCCAAGTATATTAACTCCAAAGCAGAGCCTTCAAATTTTAGCAAGCATTGAGCTTTTGCTTTATGATGGAGGCAAGAGGGAAGCTAGCCTAACTGCGCTTAAACACCTGCACGGAAGCGAAATTTTAAAAAATGAGGATTTTAAAAACTCTCTTGCACTTGATATTTCAAGGCTTTATTTTAACTTTGTTGCGTTAAACGAGATAATTAAAGCAAAAGAGGCTCAGATAAAATACCTTCAAAACGCTCTTGATAGACTTGAGAAATTTTACTCCGCAGGGCTTGCCGCGATCGATGAATTTGAAGCGATCAAGGCTAAATTTCATGCCGCAAAGGTTGAAGCGCTAAGCTATAAACAAAAGCAAGATGAGATAAACAGCAAGATAAATCTTCTTACAAATCAAATTTTAACCCCAAAAGAGGGCTCTAGGATAGATGAGCCAAATTTGGCGCAAGCCTCAAGTAAAACGAGTCTAAAGGTGCTTGAAGAGGAGCTTAAAGCAAGCAGAGAGGATATAAAGATAGCAGACTCTGCTACGCTTCCGCAAGTTTTCATCAAAGATACATACTCATTTTACCGAAATGACTTTGACAACGACTTTTCTTCGCTTGATCCGCGTTTTCGCGCTATCACGCCATATCTTGATACTATCTTTAAAAAAAGACATAGGACAAATGAGATAACACTTGGCTTTTCTTGGAAAATTTTTGATTTTGGTTCAACCGATAAGGAAAGGCAGATCAAACAGATAAAATCAAATCAAGCGGCTTTAAATTTAGAGCAAAAACGCCTTGAAAACGAGATAAATTTAAAAAATTTAAAAAACGAGCTAAATATCTTAAAAGAAAAGATCAAAGCTCATGAGCTGGCACTAAAGGCTGCGGATAGCTCTTATGAGGCAGTTTTTAAAAAATACGAAGCGGGACTTAGCGGATATGTGGAGTTTTTGCAGGCTTTAACGGCTAAATTTGAGGCAAAAAGCGGACTTGAGCTAAGCAAAGATGAGTACGAGATAAAAAAAGCCGAGTTTTTATACGAAAACGGCGAGGAAATTTTAAAGCGAGTGAGAGATTGA
- a CDS encoding efflux RND transporter periplasmic adaptor subunit: MGKILKILIAFCVALCANEQIYANFDVVAKHSSELAIKSFGIVKRVNVDVSSVVKKGDVLVELENESEKIALEAAKNDLELANLAFKHTKDILDRFKKVKSVTSAQAYEDAEFEFRRASLAVQKAKIAIKNANEMLENKLLKAPYDGVISKKSVEVGEGVGGVAQKLISIFSYPEVKLVLSFDEKFKDAVKIGSEFRYRLDNSSEEKVGKIALIYPKVDTKTRKIYAEVYAEALTVGLFGEGYIVVK, encoded by the coding sequence ATGGGTAAGATTTTAAAAATTTTAATCGCATTTTGCGTGGCTTTGTGCGCTAACGAGCAAATTTATGCAAATTTTGACGTAGTGGCTAAGCATAGCTCAGAGCTTGCCATAAAGAGCTTTGGTATCGTTAAGCGAGTAAATGTCGATGTATCAAGCGTGGTTAAAAAGGGCGATGTGCTGGTTGAGCTTGAAAACGAAAGCGAAAAGATCGCGCTTGAAGCAGCTAAAAATGATCTGGAGCTTGCAAATTTGGCTTTTAAACACACCAAAGATATCCTAGATCGCTTTAAAAAAGTAAAAAGCGTCACATCCGCACAAGCCTACGAAGACGCCGAATTTGAGTTTAGGCGAGCTAGTTTGGCAGTGCAAAAAGCCAAAATCGCTATCAAAAATGCAAACGAAATGCTTGAAAACAAGCTTTTAAAAGCACCTTATGACGGAGTGATATCCAAAAAAAGCGTTGAAGTAGGCGAGGGCGTGGGAGGAGTGGCTCAAAAGCTCATTAGTATCTTTTCATATCCCGAGGTTAAGCTCGTGCTTAGCTTTGATGAGAAATTTAAAGACGCAGTAAAGATAGGAAGCGAGTTTAGATACAGGCTTGATAATTCAAGCGAGGAAAAGGTGGGCAAGATAGCTCTCATCTATCCTAAGGTGGATACAAAAACGCGTAAAATTTATGCCGAAGTTTATGCGGAAGCACTTACCGTCGGGCTTTTTGGCGAAGGCTATATAGTGGTGAAATAG